One Zestosphaera sp. genomic region harbors:
- a CDS encoding phosphoenolpyruvate hydrolase family protein — MLYVVEYLPRKKILENMHGKISRGEPIMGVGAGVGIIAKVAELAGADLIIIYNSGRYRMAGFGSLAGLMPYGDAHEVLLELASEVLSVVKYTPVLAGVTGTHPFYQGYRMRRFLQQLKEMGFSGIQNFPTVGLIDKNSLFRRNLEETGMGYDKEVEAVKMAHELDMLTTPYVFDEDDLVNMLKAGADILVLHFGLTAKGTIGARTTITLEEATKKAQEWADLARSHKSDVIVLVHGGPVADLDDWKYIAERVKGVHGFFGATTFERLPTEKAVAEQIKAFKAVKIKRA; from the coding sequence GTGTTATACGTGGTTGAGTATTTACCTAGGAAAAAAATCTTAGAAAATATGCATGGCAAAATATCTAGAGGCGAGCCGATAATGGGCGTTGGCGCCGGCGTGGGCATAATAGCCAAGGTGGCGGAGCTCGCCGGCGCGGACTTAATCATAATATACAACTCCGGCAGGTACAGGATGGCCGGTTTCGGATCGCTCGCAGGTCTCATGCCTTACGGTGACGCGCATGAGGTACTCCTAGAGTTAGCTTCCGAAGTTTTAAGTGTCGTTAAGTACACGCCTGTTCTTGCAGGAGTTACTGGAACTCATCCGTTCTATCAGGGTTACAGAATGCGGAGGTTCCTCCAGCAGCTGAAGGAGATGGGGTTCTCAGGTATTCAGAACTTCCCGACCGTTGGACTCATTGACAAGAACTCCCTGTTCAGGAGGAACTTAGAGGAGACTGGGATGGGTTATGATAAGGAGGTTGAGGCCGTTAAGATGGCGCATGAACTTGATATGCTAACAACCCCCTACGTATTTGACGAGGATGATCTGGTCAACATGTTGAAGGCAGGGGCGGACATCCTAGTACTGCACTTCGGGCTCACAGCCAAGGGCACCATAGGCGCTAGGACGACAATAACGTTGGAGGAAGCCACTAAAAAAGCTCAGGAATGGGCTGACCTAGCTAGAAGTCACAAGTCAGACGTGATAGTTCTAGTGCATGGCGGCCCAGTAGCCGATCTTGATGACTGGAAATACATAGCGGAAAGGGTTAAGGGGGTACACGGATTCTTCGGCGCTACAACCTTCGAGAGACTGCCAACAGAGAAAGCTGTAGCAGAACAGATCAAGGCATTCAAGGCAGTCAAGATAAAACGTGCTTGA
- a CDS encoding DUF1097 family protein translates to MYEGYFMSTSKPTEVIVQRVPLWLAVALTVIISLPFGTLLGRYNLALWASFIAWAEYFALGAKPSALKPIWILYPLGAFTMAIFATFNNYFVVYAGWDLLVSVAVWIFIWVAIAVYIMRFHPLFQQGSLPYFNGLSMYLALYFAGVQPGAGAGPLVGNPLIDPWILWIWVSLAGIFGGFLGWLNILLTFPKKVVK, encoded by the coding sequence TTGTATGAGGGTTACTTTATGTCGACCTCAAAACCTACAGAAGTAATTGTTCAGAGAGTACCTCTTTGGCTTGCTGTGGCTCTAACTGTAATCATATCGCTGCCTTTCGGCACGTTATTGGGTAGGTATAACTTGGCTTTATGGGCGTCATTCATAGCTTGGGCTGAGTACTTCGCACTTGGGGCGAAGCCTTCGGCTTTAAAACCTATATGGATTCTGTACCCGTTAGGAGCTTTTACTATGGCTATATTCGCAACCTTTAACAATTACTTCGTAGTTTACGCCGGTTGGGATCTACTCGTGTCGGTTGCTGTGTGGATATTCATATGGGTTGCGATAGCGGTGTACATTATGAGGTTCCACCCACTCTTCCAGCAGGGGAGCCTTCCATACTTCAACGGTCTCTCGATGTACTTAGCCCTCTACTTCGCTGGAGTGCAACCTGGGGCTGGTGCCGGACCCCTCGTAGGAAATCCACTCATAGATCCATGGATACTCTGGATATGGGTGAGTCTAGCGGGGATATTCGGCGGTTTCCTAGGCTGGCTTAACATACTCTTAACATTCCCTAAGAAGGTCGTCAAGTGA
- a CDS encoding 2-phosphosulfolactate phosphatase, producing MVIVRVTWFREGLGEEADAVVVVDVLRFSTTVAVALSLGFKHIYAFSELSDAINFARLRKLPLLAEVHGLKPQEADLDNSPSELMRHGATYLKRGINELVIRTTSGAAILSEAARRGFKNIFISSTVNARSVAEALLSKGYSTINIVCGGLDLSKFAIEDYVGAGALIEELTSLEPRVVLEDEGLAALHMYRSARESLLELFSRGRSGKIVTSTGHYEDIVVASGVNSLNIVPQATPLNQPGGALISLYNV from the coding sequence GTGGTCATAGTGCGTGTTACGTGGTTTAGGGAGGGATTAGGTGAGGAGGCGGATGCCGTGGTCGTGGTAGATGTGCTGAGATTCTCAACTACAGTGGCTGTCGCCCTCAGTTTGGGCTTTAAACATATCTACGCGTTTTCTGAACTCAGCGACGCCATTAACTTCGCCAGGTTGAGGAAGTTGCCCCTCTTAGCTGAGGTACACGGATTGAAGCCGCAGGAAGCAGACCTGGATAACTCTCCCAGCGAGCTCATGAGACATGGAGCGACCTACTTAAAGAGGGGCATTAACGAACTAGTGATCAGAACCACCTCTGGGGCCGCCATACTCAGTGAGGCTGCTAGACGAGGGTTTAAAAATATTTTCATTTCGTCAACTGTAAACGCGAGGTCTGTAGCAGAGGCCTTGTTAAGTAAGGGATACAGCACTATAAATATAGTGTGTGGAGGTCTAGATCTAAGTAAATTCGCGATAGAGGACTATGTGGGGGCTGGGGCTCTAATAGAGGAGTTAACAAGTCTAGAGCCGAGGGTAGTGCTTGAGGACGAGGGCTTGGCTGCCCTCCATATGTACCGTTCAGCACGGGAATCACTCCTCGAATTATTTAGTAGAGGCAGGTCCGGCAAGATAGTTACCAGCACTGGGCACTACGAAGATATAGTTGTAGCGAGCGGAGTCAACAGCCTTAACATAGTGCCGCAGGCTACTCCACTAAATCAGCCAGGTGGAGCTCTCATAAGCCTTTATAACGTCTAA